The nucleotide window CCGTCAACGATTGGTGCCGCTATGACGAACGCGTGGAGGCGGTATCCGTTCCGCTACTACAAGACTTTGCGCGCAACCGGCTCTCGCCGACGAAGCGCGTGCGCCTCATTGTGGGCCCCTGAATTTAACCCTCGCCATGACCGTCGAAGAACGCCTCGCCAAGCACCTCTCGAAGACGCCTGATATCGCCGCCGCGAATTGGGTGGCCAAGAATGCAACCGTGGTCGGTGACGTGACCCTGAAGGCAAAATCGAGCGTCTTCTACGGAGCGGTCCTGCGGGGAGACATCGCGCGCATTGTTGTCGGCGAAGGTAGCAATATCCAGGACAACTGCATTGTGCACCTGGCTGATGACCTCGACGCAATCATTGGCGACTGGGTGACAGTCGGACACGGGGCGATCGTTCACGCCTGCACGATTGGCGATGAATGCCTGATCGGAATGGGAGCGACCATCCTCGATGGCGCCGTTATCGGCTCGCGCAGCATCGTTGCGGCTGGAGCCGTGGTCACCCCCCGCACCCAGATTCCTCCAGGATCGATGGTCATGGGGGCGCCCGCAAAGGTGGTTCGGACCCTTACGCCAGAGGAGCAGGGGAAGATCCGCACCTGGGCCGAAAAGTATGTGCCCGTGTCAGCAGCGCATGCAAAATCCCAATCCTCCACTATCCCTGCTTGACCGACCACGTCTCCCCGGGAGCGGTGAAAGGAAACTTTTCAGGCGGGATCGTCTTGGCAGCCAGGCTGTCGCGGAGGTCGTTGAGCGGTTCGTCGTACCCTTCGTCCGCGAGGCGGAAGGTGTCATGATGCATCGGCAGGCTCCATTTGGCCCCGAGGTCGAGGTGGGCCTGGGCCGCCTCCTCTGGATTCATGTGATTCGTCCGCATGAACCAGCGTGGTTTGTATGCGCCGATCGGGAGCATGGCGAGGGTGGGTGCGCCTAGCTTTTTTTGAATTTCGGAAAACCAGGTGCAGTAACCGGTATCGCCGGCGAAATAGACGGAGACGTCCTTGTGGTGGAGGTAGAAACCGCCCCAAAGCGTCTTATTGCGGGTGCCTCCGCCTCGGTTTGACCAGTGTTGGGCGGGGGTGTACGTCAGCCGTGTCTCTGGGCCGAGTGGGACCTGTTCCCACCAATCGAGTTCGATGGCACCTGGGATGCCTTCCTCCGCCAGAAACGCGCGATTGCCGAGACCT belongs to Opitutaceae bacterium and includes:
- a CDS encoding gamma carbonic anhydrase family protein; translation: MTVEERLAKHLSKTPDIAAANWVAKNATVVGDVTLKAKSSVFYGAVLRGDIARIVVGEGSNIQDNCIVHLADDLDAIIGDWVTVGHGAIVHACTIGDECLIGMGATILDGAVIGSRSIVAAGAVVTPRTQIPPGSMVMGAPAKVVRTLTPEEQGKIRTWAEKYVPVSAAHAKSQSSTIPA